The sequence CCGGGGCCACCGGCACTACTCCTCGGTCACCGTCGAACGGCGGTTCCACGCACGCGGAGCTCGCCAGTGGAACCGCATCGCGAGGAGACGAAGCACAAAAGCGGTGACGGCCGCGATCCCACTGGTGAGGGGGGTCAGCGCGTCGTAGCGGATGCACAGCACCACCATGCCCGCGCCGACCATCGCCGGGACCGCGTACAGATCGCGGTCCCAGCGCAGCAGCGAGGGCACCTCGTTGGCCACCAGGTCGCGCAGCACACCGCCGCCGACCGCGGTGGCCAGCCCCAGCGTCGCCGACGCGGTCAGGCCGAGGCCGTAGCCGTACGCCTTCGTCGTACCGCTGACACAGAACAGGCCGAGGCCGGCCGCGTCGAAGACGAGCACCGCCGTCTGGATCCGCTCCACGTGCGGATGCAGGAAGAAGACGACGAGCGTGGCGAGCAGCGGGGTGAGGAAGTACCCGAGGTCCGTGAAGGCGGCCGGGGGCAGGGCCCCGATCACCACGTCGCGGAAGAGCCCCCCGCCCAGCGCGGTCACCTCGGCGAGCACGGCGATGCCGAACACGTCGAAGTTCTTCCGGACCGCCAGCAGCGCGCCGGAGATCGCGAAGACGAAGATGCCGATCACGTCGAGCGTGTGCTGGACGGAGGGGCTGAAGAACTGTTGGAGCTGCACCCTGACATTCTCACCTGTCGAGCGGGCTAAACCTTACAAAGCCAGGTTTACAGGGCGGGTTTACCTGTGGTGAACAGCCAGGTGTCGAACAGATCACCGAGCTGCTGTCCGCTGATCCGCTCGGCGAGGCGGATGAAGTCGGTGGTGTCCGCGTTGCCGTGCCGGTGCAGCCGGGTCCAGGCGGGGAGCAGCCGGAAGAACGCCTTGTCGCCGATCCGCTCGCGCAGCACCTGGAGGGTCATGGCGCCGCGGTCGTAGACGGCGTCGGCGAACATCGTGTCCCGCTGGGGGTCGGCGACCTCAGTCCGCCAGAAGGAGGAGTCGGCCGGGAGGGAGTCGTAGGCGGCCAGGAACGAGTCGTGGGCGGTGCGGGTGCCCCGGTGCTCGGCCCACAGCCACTGGGCGTAGGTGGCGAAGCCCTCGTTGAGCCAGATGTCCTTCCACTGGGCCACGCTCACCGAGTCGCCGAACCACTGGTGGGCCAGCTCGTGCACGATGGTCGTCTCGCTGCGCACGGCGGAGTACGCCGGCTTGGACTGCACCTCCAGCGAGAACCCGGCCTCGGGCATGTCGTCCACGATCGCGCCGGTCTCCTCGAACGGGTACGGCCCGAAGATCTTCGACCAGTAGTCGGTGGCCTCCGCGGTGACCGCGTACACGTCGACCTTGTTCGAGTTCTTCAGCACCGGGTCGACGGCGACGTAGATCGGGATGCCGCCGGGGGTGCGGCCGGTACGGACGTCGAATTTCCCGATGGTGGCGGTGGCGAGGTAGGTCGCCATCGGCTCGGACTCCCGCCAGTGGGTGTAGGTCGAGCCGCCGCGGTCGCGCGTCGACACCAGCCGGCCGTTGGAGACGGCGGTCAGGCCCTTCGGCGCCTTGATCCGGATGTCGTAGGTGGCCTTGTCGGAGGGGTGGTCGCTGGACGGGAACCAGGTGGAGGCCGCGTTGGGCTCGCAGGCGACGAAGACGCCGTCGGGTGTCTTCATCCAGCCGTACTTGGAGCCGAAGACGATGGGACCGGTCAGCGGCTGGGGCACGCCGCCGTAGGTGACGCGCACGGTGAAGCGGCGGTTCCTGGCGAGCGGGGCGCGCGGGGTGACGGTGACCTCGGCGCCGTCGCGGGTGAACCGGGCCTTCCTTCCGTTCACTTGTATCCGTGTGATCTCCAGTTGCTGGAGGTCCAGGTCGAAGGAGGAGAGGTTCTGGGTGGCGCGGGCGGTGAGGGTCGTACGGCCGTCCAGGCGGCCGGTGCCCGGGGCGTACGCGAGGTCGAGGTCGTAGTGCAGCGCGTCGAAGCCGCCGTTGCCCAGCTCGGGGAAGTAGGGGTCGCCGATGCCGGGGGCGCCGGGGGTGGGGGCGGGGGCGGCGGCGACGAGGAGGAAGGAGGCCGCGGCGGTGGCCAGGGCCCCCGCACGGGCCGAACGGGAGAGTGCCATGAGTCGTCCCTTTCGAGCGTGTGCCGATCAGGTGTCGGACACGGGCGACTCTGCACTCTCCCGTTCAGGCATGTACATGCCCTTGCGTGAACCGTTCTCGGGCGGCGGGCCCTTTTCGGCTACTTGCCCTTCGGGTTCGGGGACTTGGAGGTGACGGCGGGCTCGCTCTCAGCAGCGGCTTCCGGGTCCGGCTCGGCAGCCGACCCGGACCCGGACTCCTCGGCGACAGACTCCGGCTTCGCGTCCGACGCAGGTGAAGTCCCGGCCGTGGACGCCGGCTTGGCCTCGGCCGCACCCTCCGCCCCGGTCTCGGGCTCGGCCCCGGCCTTGGCCTCGGGCACGACCCCGGGCTCCGCCGCAGCCTCCGACTTCGCGTCCGGCGCTGGCGAAATCCCGCCTGCGGACTCGGACTTGACCCCGGCCGAACCCTCCGCCGCGGCCTTCGCCCCGGGCTCAGTCCCGGCCTTGGCCTCGGGCACGACCCCGGGCTCCGCCGCAGACTCAGACCCCGGCTCCGACGACGACTCCAGCTCCGACTCCGACGAAGTCTCGGTCACAGCATCGGACTTGGGCTCGTCCTCCAGGCCCCCGGCCAGCACCGCGTCCGGTACCAGCTCCGACGCCTCCTTCGCCGCCGACAGCAGGACCGTGTCCTGCGGTGCCTGGTCGGCGAAGTTCTCCGGGTGGTGGCAGGCGACCCGCTGGCCCGGCTTCAGCTCGACGAGCTGCGGCTCGGTCGTCCGGCAGATCTCCGTCGCCTTCCAGCACCGGGTGTGGAAGCGGCAGCCCGACGGCGGGGCGATCGGCGAGGGCACGTCGCCGCGCAGCAGGATGCGTTCGCTCTTCTGGCCCCGGCGCTTGGTGTCCGGCACCGGCACCGCCGACATCAGCGCCTTGGTGTACGGGTGCATCGGCGCCTCGTACAGGGCGTTGCGGTCGGCCAGTTCGACGATCTTGCCGAGGTACATCACCGCGATCCGGTCCGAGACGTGCCGGACGACGGAGAGGTCGTGCGCGATGATGACGTAGGTCAGGCCCAGCTCCTGCTGGAGGTCGTCCATGAGGTTGACGACCTGGGCCTGGATCGACACGTCCAGCGCGGACACCGGCTCGTCAGCCACGACCAGCTTCGGCTTCAGGGCGAGCGCGCGGGCGATGCCGATGCGCTGGCGCTGGCCGCCGGAGAACTCGTGCGGGTAGCGGTTGTAGTGCTCGGGGCTCAGACCGACCAGTTCGAGCAGCCGCTGCACCTCCTTCTTCACCCCGCCCTCGGGCTCGACGCCCTGGAGCCGGAACGGCGCCGAGACGATCGAGCCGATGGTGTGCCGGGGGTTCAGGGAGCCGTACGGGTCCTGGAAGATCATCTGGATGTCGCGGCGCAGCGGACGCATGTCGCCGGTGGACAGCCGGGTGATGTCCTGGCCCTCGAAGGAGATCGTGCCGCCGGTCGGGTCCTGGAGGCGGGTGATGACCCGGCCCATGGTCGACTTGCCGCAGCCCGACTCGCCGACGACGCCCAGGGTCTCGCCCTTGCGCACCTCGAAGTCGATGCCGTCGACGGCCTTCACCGCGCCGACCTGGCGGCGCAGGATGCCCTTCTTGATCGGGAAGTGCTTGGTCAGGTTCTCGACCTTGAGCAGCACCTCGCGCTCGTCCGGAGCCGACGCCTGCTCGGGGACCGCGGCCTTCGCGGCGGTGTCCGTCTTCTTCGTCTCACTCACAGCTTCGGCGCAATCTCTTCGGTCCAGATCCGCTCGCGGTCCTCGGCCGACAGGTGGCAGGCGGACCAGTGTCCGGCGCCGACCAGCTCCAGCTCGGGGCGCACCGTGCGGCTGACGTTGTCCGCGGGGAGGTCCGCGTACGGGCAGCGCGGGTGGAAGGCACAGCCCGAGGGGACGTTGATGAGGCTCGGCGGCTGGCCCTTGACCGGGATGAGCCGTTCCGAGGTCTCGCGGTCGATGCGGGGCATCGAGCCGAGCAGGCCCCAGGTGTAGGGGTGCTGCGGCTTCTCGAAGACCTCGGCGGCGGCGCCGCGCTCCACGCACCGGCCGCCGTACATCACGAGGACGTCGTCGGCGATCTCGGCGACCACGCCGAGGTCGTGCGTGATCATGATGACCGCGGAGCCGAACTCCTTCTGGAGGTCGCGGATCAGGTCGAGGATCTGCGCCTGGACGGTCACGTCGAGGGCGGTGGTCGGCTCGTCCGCGATGAGCAGTTCGGGGTTGTTGACCAGCGCCATGGCGATCATGGCGCGCTGGCGCATACCGCCGGAGAACTCGTGCGGGTAGCCGTCGACGCGCTTGGCCGGCTCGGGGATGCCGACGCGGTCGAGCATCTCGATGGCGCGCTTGCGGGCTTCCTTCTTGCCGGCCTTGTGGTGCACCCGGTACGCCTCGACGATCTGGTCGCCGACCTTGTAGTAGGGGTGCATCGCGGACAGCGGGTCCTGGAAGATCATCGCCATGTCGCGGCCGCGGAGCCTGCGCACCTCGTCCGGGGAGGCGCCGACCAGTTCCTTGCCGTTGAGCCAGATCTCGCCGGACATGCGCACGTTCTTGCCGCGCGCGCCGAGCCGGTGCAGGCCCATGACGGCGAGCGAGGTGACGGACTTGCCCGAGCCGGACTCGCCGACGATGGCGAGGGTCTTGCCCTTCTCCACCGAGAAGGAGAGCCCGTCGACGGACTTGACGATGCCGTCGTCGGTCGGGAAGTGCACCTTGAGGTCGCGGACCTCCAGAAAGGCCGAGGGCGCCTTGGCGGTGGACTCCTCGCCCGTTTCGGTCTTGGAGAGTTCGGTCACGAGAGCCTCACCCGCGGGTCGGCGGCGGCGTAGAGCACGTCCACCACGAGATTTGCGATGACGACGAAGATGGCGGCGAGCAGGGTCACGCCGAGGATGGGGGGCAGGTCGTTGGTGCCGATGGCCTGCACGGCGAACTCGCCGACCCCGTGCAGCGAGAAGACCGTCTCGGTGATCACCGCGCCGCCGAGCAGCAGACCGAGGTCCATGCCGAAGACGGTGATGATCGGGGTGAGGGCGGCGCGCAGACCGTGTCTGCGGACGACGACGTGTTCCCTGAGGCCCTTGGCGCGGGCCGTGCGGATGAAGTCCTCGTTCATCGTCTCCAGCATGCCCGAGCGGGTGAGCCGGGCGTAGATCGCGGAGTACAGCAGCGCGAGCGAACACCACGCGGGGAACAGGGTGTTGGCCCATTGCGCCGGGTTCTGGGTGAACGGGACGTAGGTGCGGCCGAAGATCGGCCAGGTGTAGGTGAAGAGCAGGAGCGCCAGGTTGCCCGTGAAGAACATGGGCAGCGAGACACCGGCCAGGGCGACGCCCATGAAGGTGCGGTCGAACAGCGAGCGCGGCTTGAGCGCCGAGATGACGCCGACCACGATGCCGGAGATCAGCCAGAGCACGGCCGCGCCGGCGGCCAGCGAGAGGGTGACGGGAAGGCGGGAGGTGAGCTGCGGCCAGACCGCTTCGTGCGTCTTGAAGGAGTAGCCGAAGCAGGGCGCACCGCAGTGCACCGTGCTGGGACCGACGCTGTAGTCGGCGCCGGCCACGATCCCCTTGATGAAGTGCCAGTACTGGACGTAGACGGGCTGGTCCAGACCGAGGTTGTGCTTGACCGCGGCGATGTCCGCCTTCGACGGGCTCTTTCCGATGTACTGCTGCGCGAGCTGGTCCGCTGTCTGGCCGGCGATGCGCGGCAGCAGGAAGAAGATGGCGAAGGTGACCGCGGAGACGACCAGCAGCAGGATCACTGCCGCGACCGTCCGGCGGAGGATGTACGAGATCACGGGGACCGGCGCTGGTGCCCGCGGGTTTCGCGGCCCGCGGGCACCAATGCCTTCACCTGCCTTCCGGGGCTGCTACTTCTTCGTGGTGCCGAGGTTGAGGTAGTCGTACTGACCGCTGAACGCGGACGTGGAGACCACGTTGGTGGCGTACGGCGAGCGGTACAGCAGAACCTTGAAGTAGGTCAGCGGGACCAGCACGGCGTCGTCCATGGCCTGCTTGTCGATCTGTCCGTACAGGGCGTTGCGCTTGGCCGGGTCGGGCTCGGCGATCGCCTTGGCGAGCAGGTCGTTGACCTGCTTGCTGTCGTACTGCGACAGGTTGGTGTTGCCGGACTGGCTGATCGCCGCGCCGTTCAGGATCTGCTGGAGGAAGCCGTAGCCGGAGGGCCAGTCGGCACCCCACTGCATCATCATCAGGCCGACGTTCTGCTTCTTGTCGAAGCTCGGCACACCCGCGTAGTCGGTGAAGTACTTGCCCGACGGGTACTGCTTGAGGGTGGCGTTGATGCCGACCTTCTTCAGCGAGTTGATGATCGCGGTGGCCGCGTCCACCTCGCCCGGACGGTCGGAGCGGGCCGTGATGTTGGTGTTGATCGCCTTCTGGCCGCAGGACTTGAGCTGGTCCTTGGCCTTGGCGATGTCACCCTTGCTGCCCTTGGACGCGTAGACGTCCGCCTTCTGGTAGCCGGTGATGTCCGGCGGCAGGACGGTGGTGGCGATGTCACCGCGGATCGGGCCGCCCATGGCGGTCTGCACGGAGACCTTGTCGATGGCGTACTCGACGGCCTTGCGGCAGGCGACGTTGTCGAACGGCTTCAGCTTGGTGTTGATCGCCGCGTAGACCAGACGGCCGCCGTAGGCGTTGTCCGTGTTGGCCTTGCCGTCCGCGGAGTTGAGCAGGGACGCCTGGGTGGAGTCCTGGACGCCGGTGCCCCCGAGGTCGACGGTGGCGTCGCCGGACTGGAGGTCCTTGTCGATCGTCTCCGGGTTGACCTTCAGGTTGACGATGATCTTGCTGGCCAGCTGCTTGCGCAGCGGGTCGGTCTTCGCGTCCCAGTTCTTGTTCGGGACCAGGACGACCTGCTTGCCCTCCTGGTAGCTCTGGATCTCGTACGAGCCCGAGGACACGATGTTCTTGACGTAGTCGACGCCCTTGTCCTTGGACTGGGGCACCGGGGCCGTCTCCGGCTCGGCGGCCAGGTAGTCGAACTCCTGGAACGGCTTGCTCAGGTGGAAGACGATCGTGCTGTCGTCCGGGGTCTCGATCGAGGACAGGCCCTTGGCGCTCTTGTCCTTGTACGGACCCTTGTACTTGTCGCCGTCCTTGAGGAACTGCTGGAAGTAGTTCGGGCCGAGCGAGAGCACGTCACGCGCGAAGTTCGACCGCTCGACGGCGTACTTGACGTCCTTCGAGGTGATCGGGGTGCCGTCCTGGTACTTCACGCCCGTGCGGAGCTTGTACGTCCAGGTCTTGCCGCCGTCGCTGGAGACGCCCTTGCCCGCGGCGAGGTCCGGGACGAGGGTGTTGCCCTTGCCGCCGGGGCCCGGGGCGAACGTCATCAGCGGACGCGCGTAGAGGCGGCTGAAGTTCCACATGTACGCGTAGTACTGGTTGCCGGGGTCGAACGAGTCCGGCACGTCCGACAGTTCGTAGGTGACCGTGCCACCCTTCTTGTCGGACGCGTTGACCACCTTCGTGGTCGCCGCGTTGGCGCCGGCCGCCTTCGGTGTGTCCTTGTTGTCATCGGCCTTGCTGCAGCCTGCGACAAGCAGGCTTGCGGAGCCGATGGCCGCGACCGCGGCCAGCGCTGACCTTCGCATGATGGTCTGCTTCCCCTCCATTGATCGGAAAACTTGATGAGCTCTCTGGCTGCCTAGCGGCTGCGCGGGTCGAGAGCGTCGCGGAGACCGTCGCCGAGCAGGTTGAACGCGAGGACGGTGACGAAGATGGCGAGGCCGGGCACGATCATGTACTGGGGATCGACCTGGTAGTAGGTGACCGCGTCGCGGAGCATGCCGCCCCACGATGCCTGCGGGGGCTGGATACCGACGCCGAGGAAGCTCAGCGAGGCCTCGAAGATGATGTTGGTCGGGATGAGCAGCGTCGAGTAGACGATGATCGGGCCGACCAGGTTCGGCATCAGCTCACGAAAGAGGATGTACGGGCCCTTGGCACCCATGCCGCGGGCCGCGTCGACGAACTCCCGCTCGCGCAGGGCCAGCGTCTGGCCGCGCACGATCCGGCCCAGATAGGGCCAGTTGAAGAAGCCGATCACGAAGATGAGCACGGCGAGGTGGAGCGGAAGTCCGTTCAGACCGAAGGCGCCGCCCTGGAGCGTTGCGGAGATCGCGATGGCGAACAGCAGCAACGGGAAAGCGAGGAAGATGTCCATCAGACGGCTGATGATCGAGTCGACCCGGCCGCCGTAGAAGCCCGCGATCACGCCCATGACGGCGCCGATCACGTTGGACAGGACCGTGGCGCCGAAGGCGACGACCAGCGAGACCCAGGAGCCCTCCAGGACGCGGGTGGCGATGTCCCGGCCGAACTTGGGGTCCACGCCGAGCGGGTGGTCCAGGCTCATGCCGCCCCAGCCGCTCTTGGGCAGTGAGGTGTTGGGGTCGATCAGGTCCTGGTGGAAGGCGTTGGGGTCGAGGCCGAACACGGCCTGGATGGGGCGCGAGAGGATGGCCAGCAGGATCAGCAGGATCACGATGACGCCGCCGGCCACGGCGACTCTGTCCCGCTTGAAGCGGGTCCAGGCGATCTGGCCCAGGGAACGACCCTCGATCCGCCCCTTGTCGGCTCCCGCGAGCACAGCCTCAGGCTGCGCTTCGGCTGCCGCCCCGGTGGTCTCGATCGGTGCGGTCACGATGTGCGACCCCTCTCGCCGGTGGTGACCGGCCTGCGCTGCCGCGGTTTGCGGCTTTGTCGACTTGCAAGCGAACACGAGTTCTGAAGGCTCGTGGTCTGAGTGGGGAGTCTTCAGCGTCCTTGCGATCACTCGCCAGAGCTGACGGTGAAAGTATGCGCAACCGTGATGCATCGCGGAGGATTCCGTTATCCGGATAGTGGGTAACGGCCCCCGGACACGGGTCAGTTGGGACAGAACGCCGTAATGCCGCGGTTCGGGAGGTAGGGCGGGAAGAGCGTGGGAAGCGGCGGAACCTCAGTAACCGCCGTGCACCGGCGGATAGCCGTAGCCCGGCGCCGGGGCCTGGAGTTGGGGTGCCGGGCGGCCGGCGGGCGCGGCGGCGTGGGCCTCGCGGTCGTAGAAGGGCCGGGCGTGGGCGCGCATCCACATCACGACCGGGTCGTGGTCGTCGGTCAGCGCGACCGTGGAGACGGGCAGGCCCTCGGGGACGGCGCCGACGGAGCGCTGCATCATCGCGCGCACCGAGTCGACCGCGGCGGGCGAGGTCTCGTACAGGTCCAGGCCGATGGCGAGGTACGGCGCCCCGAGCGCGGGCTGCACCCAGGCGCGGCGCAGCGAGCGCAGGGCGGGGGTGCGGTGGGCGTGCTGGGAGAGCTGGGCGTAGAACTGCGGGATCTCGATGCCGGGTTCGGTCAGCCGCAGGGGGCCGGCGGGCTGCCGGTCCAGGCCGGTGGCGATGCGGCGCAGGTCCAGCCAGGGGATGCCGACGCCGCCGCCGGGGGCGTGCGGGTTGAGCCAGAGGCCGTAGTGGTCGGGGTAGAGGGTGCGGGCCACGTCCAGGCCGTCGACCACTTCGTACGAGCGGTTCCAGCCGCTGGCGGACAGCTCCTGGGCGGAGGTCACACAGGGCGCGTAGTGGCAGCCGCCGACCTCCATGTCTCCGTACTGGGCGTCCGGGGAGCCGGCCTGGCCGTGCCACAGCAGCATCCAGATCTGGCCGGCGGAGGGGGTGGCGAGGGCGCGCAGAAGGGCCTCGTAGGCGTCGTAGCGTCCGGGCGTGACGTGGCGGAGCGTGTGTTCGACGCTTCCGCTGTGGGTGGCGCTCACCTTGTCATGCCCTTCTTCTCCATCGTGCCCCGCGTGCGGAGACAGCTTATGCGCCGATGGGCGCGGGGCCCGTTGTCCGTTCGCCCGGGCCGCGGCTAGCGGATGTAGAAGGGCCGGACGGTTGACTTCAGCCATTCGGCCACC is a genomic window of Streptomyces sp. WP-1 containing:
- a CDS encoding trimeric intracellular cation channel family protein — translated: MQLQQFFSPSVQHTLDVIGIFVFAISGALLAVRKNFDVFGIAVLAEVTALGGGLFRDVVIGALPPAAFTDLGYFLTPLLATLVVFFLHPHVERIQTAVLVFDAAGLGLFCVSGTTKAYGYGLGLTASATLGLATAVGGGVLRDLVANEVPSLLRWDRDLYAVPAMVGAGMVVLCIRYDALTPLTSGIAAVTAFVLRLLAMRFHWRAPRAWNRRSTVTEE
- a CDS encoding M1 family metallopeptidase, which gives rise to MALSRSARAGALATAAASFLLVAAAPAPTPGAPGIGDPYFPELGNGGFDALHYDLDLAYAPGTGRLDGRTTLTARATQNLSSFDLDLQQLEITRIQVNGRKARFTRDGAEVTVTPRAPLARNRRFTVRVTYGGVPQPLTGPIVFGSKYGWMKTPDGVFVACEPNAASTWFPSSDHPSDKATYDIRIKAPKGLTAVSNGRLVSTRDRGGSTYTHWRESEPMATYLATATIGKFDVRTGRTPGGIPIYVAVDPVLKNSNKVDVYAVTAEATDYWSKIFGPYPFEETGAIVDDMPEAGFSLEVQSKPAYSAVRSETTIVHELAHQWFGDSVSVAQWKDIWLNEGFATYAQWLWAEHRGTRTAHDSFLAAYDSLPADSSFWRTEVADPQRDTMFADAVYDRGAMTLQVLRERIGDKAFFRLLPAWTRLHRHGNADTTDFIRLAERISGQQLGDLFDTWLFTTGKPAL
- a CDS encoding dipeptide ABC transporter ATP-binding protein; translation: MSETKKTDTAAKAAVPEQASAPDEREVLLKVENLTKHFPIKKGILRRQVGAVKAVDGIDFEVRKGETLGVVGESGCGKSTMGRVITRLQDPTGGTISFEGQDITRLSTGDMRPLRRDIQMIFQDPYGSLNPRHTIGSIVSAPFRLQGVEPEGGVKKEVQRLLELVGLSPEHYNRYPHEFSGGQRQRIGIARALALKPKLVVADEPVSALDVSIQAQVVNLMDDLQQELGLTYVIIAHDLSVVRHVSDRIAVMYLGKIVELADRNALYEAPMHPYTKALMSAVPVPDTKRRGQKSERILLRGDVPSPIAPPSGCRFHTRCWKATEICRTTEPQLVELKPGQRVACHHPENFADQAPQDTVLLSAAKEASELVPDAVLAGGLEDEPKSDAVTETSSESELESSSEPGSESAAEPGVVPEAKAGTEPGAKAAAEGSAGVKSESAGGISPAPDAKSEAAAEPGVVPEAKAGAEPETGAEGAAEAKPASTAGTSPASDAKPESVAEESGSGSAAEPDPEAAAESEPAVTSKSPNPKGK
- a CDS encoding ABC transporter ATP-binding protein, with protein sequence MTELSKTETGEESTAKAPSAFLEVRDLKVHFPTDDGIVKSVDGLSFSVEKGKTLAIVGESGSGKSVTSLAVMGLHRLGARGKNVRMSGEIWLNGKELVGASPDEVRRLRGRDMAMIFQDPLSAMHPYYKVGDQIVEAYRVHHKAGKKEARKRAIEMLDRVGIPEPAKRVDGYPHEFSGGMRQRAMIAMALVNNPELLIADEPTTALDVTVQAQILDLIRDLQKEFGSAVIMITHDLGVVAEIADDVLVMYGGRCVERGAAAEVFEKPQHPYTWGLLGSMPRIDRETSERLIPVKGQPPSLINVPSGCAFHPRCPYADLPADNVSRTVRPELELVGAGHWSACHLSAEDRERIWTEEIAPKL
- a CDS encoding ABC transporter permease, with protein sequence MISYILRRTVAAVILLLVVSAVTFAIFFLLPRIAGQTADQLAQQYIGKSPSKADIAAVKHNLGLDQPVYVQYWHFIKGIVAGADYSVGPSTVHCGAPCFGYSFKTHEAVWPQLTSRLPVTLSLAAGAAVLWLISGIVVGVISALKPRSLFDRTFMGVALAGVSLPMFFTGNLALLLFTYTWPIFGRTYVPFTQNPAQWANTLFPAWCSLALLYSAIYARLTRSGMLETMNEDFIRTARAKGLREHVVVRRHGLRAALTPIITVFGMDLGLLLGGAVITETVFSLHGVGEFAVQAIGTNDLPPILGVTLLAAIFVVIANLVVDVLYAAADPRVRLS
- a CDS encoding ABC transporter substrate-binding protein, whose amino-acid sequence is MEGKQTIMRRSALAAVAAIGSASLLVAGCSKADDNKDTPKAAGANAATTKVVNASDKKGGTVTYELSDVPDSFDPGNQYYAYMWNFSRLYARPLMTFAPGPGGKGNTLVPDLAAGKGVSSDGGKTWTYKLRTGVKYQDGTPITSKDVKYAVERSNFARDVLSLGPNYFQQFLKDGDKYKGPYKDKSAKGLSSIETPDDSTIVFHLSKPFQEFDYLAAEPETAPVPQSKDKGVDYVKNIVSSGSYEIQSYQEGKQVVLVPNKNWDAKTDPLRKQLASKIIVNLKVNPETIDKDLQSGDATVDLGGTGVQDSTQASLLNSADGKANTDNAYGGRLVYAAINTKLKPFDNVACRKAVEYAIDKVSVQTAMGGPIRGDIATTVLPPDITGYQKADVYASKGSKGDIAKAKDQLKSCGQKAINTNITARSDRPGEVDAATAIINSLKKVGINATLKQYPSGKYFTDYAGVPSFDKKQNVGLMMMQWGADWPSGYGFLQQILNGAAISQSGNTNLSQYDSKQVNDLLAKAIAEPDPAKRNALYGQIDKQAMDDAVLVPLTYFKVLLYRSPYATNVVSTSAFSGQYDYLNLGTTKK
- a CDS encoding ABC transporter permease, producing the protein MTAPIETTGAAAEAQPEAVLAGADKGRIEGRSLGQIAWTRFKRDRVAVAGGVIVILLILLAILSRPIQAVFGLDPNAFHQDLIDPNTSLPKSGWGGMSLDHPLGVDPKFGRDIATRVLEGSWVSLVVAFGATVLSNVIGAVMGVIAGFYGGRVDSIISRLMDIFLAFPLLLFAIAISATLQGGAFGLNGLPLHLAVLIFVIGFFNWPYLGRIVRGQTLALREREFVDAARGMGAKGPYILFRELMPNLVGPIIVYSTLLIPTNIIFEASLSFLGVGIQPPQASWGGMLRDAVTYYQVDPQYMIVPGLAIFVTVLAFNLLGDGLRDALDPRSR
- a CDS encoding enhanced serine sensitivity protein SseB C-terminal domain-containing protein — translated: MSATHSGSVEHTLRHVTPGRYDAYEALLRALATPSAGQIWMLLWHGQAGSPDAQYGDMEVGGCHYAPCVTSAQELSASGWNRSYEVVDGLDVARTLYPDHYGLWLNPHAPGGGVGIPWLDLRRIATGLDRQPAGPLRLTEPGIEIPQFYAQLSQHAHRTPALRSLRRAWVQPALGAPYLAIGLDLYETSPAAVDSVRAMMQRSVGAVPEGLPVSTVALTDDHDPVVMWMRAHARPFYDREAHAAAPAGRPAPQLQAPAPGYGYPPVHGGY